The proteins below come from a single Procambarus clarkii isolate CNS0578487 chromosome 54, FALCON_Pclarkii_2.0, whole genome shotgun sequence genomic window:
- the LOC123771309 gene encoding transmembrane protein 134 gives MLNMASKQSRSQPKFTIEDAFEEDPDDAIRLYGSTSERSPLKPKARDGNIGAEDVTVRVEGPLTGGGAASGVKGLLAIPDVDAISRDSDSLIPGDCGSNFSESPRWWFLHPKVREKWRIVAGAFTLLIMGIILLITGIVVEAIPLESLSGPVFIIAGLICFIPGAYHVVYVLLAVWGRRGYDFYNLPLFN, from the exons ATGTTAAACATGGCTAGTAAACAAAGCAGGAGCCAACCCAAATTTACGATAGAAGATGCCTTTGAGGAAGATCCCGATGACGCTATTCGCTTGTATGGTTCCACAAGTGAGCGTTCACCGTTGAAGCCGAAGGCCCGCGACGGAAATATTGGTGCAGAAGACGTGACAGTGAGGGTGGAGGGACCTCTGACTGGCGGCGGGGCGGCCAGCGGCGTCAAGGGACTCCTCGCTATACCCGATGTTGAC GCAATATCTCGTGACAGTGACTCTCTAATACCTGGAGATTGCGGAAGCAACTTCTCAGAATCTCCACGATGGTGGTTTCTTCATCCAAAAGTTCGTGAAAAGTGGAGAATAGTTGCTGGAGCCTTCACCCTTCTCATTATGGGCATAA TATTACTCATTACTGGTATAGTCGTAGAAGCAATTCCGCTCGAGAGCCTATCTGGTCCAGTTTTCATCATTGCCGGTCTCATATGCTTCATCCCAGGCGCATACCATGTAGTTTATGTTCTACTAGCAGTATGGGGTAGAAGGGGTTATGACTTTTATAATCTTCCACTTTTCAACTAA